In Nocardioides sp., the following proteins share a genomic window:
- a CDS encoding globin translates to MTEQTFFDDIGGEDTIRKIVAKFYEGVATDPDLRPMYPEEDLGPAEERFHLFLMQYWGGPTTYSDNRGHPRLRMRHAPFAVTPHAAQRWLVHFRAGLDSVALTPEQDARFWDYVTHAAQFMINAPQDAAQNRTQDSPQSSTE, encoded by the coding sequence GTGACCGAGCAGACCTTCTTCGACGACATCGGCGGCGAGGACACCATCAGGAAGATCGTCGCCAAGTTCTACGAGGGTGTCGCCACCGACCCTGATCTGCGGCCGATGTATCCAGAAGAGGACCTGGGTCCGGCCGAAGAGCGGTTCCACCTGTTCCTGATGCAGTACTGGGGCGGGCCTACGACGTACTCGGACAACCGTGGTCATCCGCGCCTGCGGATGCGACACGCCCCGTTCGCGGTCACCCCGCACGCGGCCCAGCGTTGGCTGGTGCATTTCCGGGCCGGACTGGACTCGGTGGCACTCACGCCCGAGCAGGACGCGCGCTTTTGGGATTACGTCACACATGCGGCGCAGTTCATGATCAACGCGCCCCAAGACGCTGCCCAGAATCGAACCCAGGATTCGCCCCAGAGTTCTACTGAGTGA
- a CDS encoding DsbA family protein: protein MTDTADFWFDPLCPFAWITSRWMLEVEKVRDIEVRWHVMSLGYLNQDKDIDEGYRELLRPAWKPVRVLIKAAREHGDQVLLPLYTAMGTRIHTEGRGITMDNVGEIVSEALAEVGLPAGLVEAMDDESLDEAVARSHHEGMDAVGNDVGTPTIHINGSAFFGPVITKIPRGDDAGLMWDGAVALAKFPYFAELKRSRGDLDFS, encoded by the coding sequence ATGACCGACACCGCAGACTTCTGGTTCGACCCCCTGTGTCCGTTCGCCTGGATCACCTCCCGTTGGATGCTCGAAGTCGAGAAGGTGCGCGACATCGAGGTCCGGTGGCACGTGATGAGCCTCGGCTACCTCAACCAGGACAAGGACATCGACGAGGGCTATCGCGAGCTGCTGCGGCCGGCGTGGAAGCCCGTACGCGTGCTGATCAAGGCAGCGCGCGAGCACGGAGATCAGGTGCTGCTGCCGCTCTACACCGCCATGGGGACCCGGATCCACACCGAGGGACGTGGCATCACCATGGACAATGTCGGCGAGATCGTGAGCGAGGCACTGGCCGAGGTGGGCCTGCCTGCGGGGCTCGTCGAGGCTATGGACGACGAGTCCCTCGACGAGGCGGTCGCCAGGTCCCACCACGAGGGGATGGACGCGGTCGGCAATGACGTGGGCACCCCCACGATCCACATCAACGGCTCGGCGTTCTTCGGCCCCGTGATCACCAAGATCCCGCGTGGCGACGACGCGGGTCTCATGTGGGACGGGGCGGTGGCACTGGCGAAGTTCCCGTATTTCGCCGAGTTGAAGCGCAGCCGCGGCGACCTCGACTTCAGTTGA
- a CDS encoding MGMT family protein produces MNERTAELVLRAVELVPRGRVVSYGDLADLVGTGPRHVGMILRERGDGLAWWRVCNAYGDPPKHKRDEVLQIWRSEGIEIKPNGLGCRIHDFRVDLVRLAAEWERATLDIRTRED; encoded by the coding sequence ATGAACGAGCGGACCGCCGAACTGGTGTTGCGCGCGGTCGAGTTGGTGCCGCGCGGACGCGTGGTGTCGTACGGCGACCTCGCCGACCTGGTCGGCACCGGCCCTCGACACGTCGGGATGATCCTGCGCGAGCGCGGCGACGGGCTGGCGTGGTGGCGGGTCTGCAACGCGTACGGCGACCCGCCGAAACACAAGCGCGACGAGGTGCTGCAGATCTGGCGTAGCGAGGGAATCGAGATCAAACCGAACGGCCTCGGGTGCCGGATCCACGACTTCAGAGTCGACCTCGTCCGGTTGGCAGCCGAGTGGGAACGTGCCACTCTCGACATCCGAACCCGGGAGGATTGA
- a CDS encoding UBP-type zinc finger domain-containing protein codes for MVTYFEDPEAIDEGVEASGTGCLECVREGGWWVHLRRCALCGHIGCCDTSPSQHSTKHWQETGHPIIRSFEPGEVWFYDFRTATAGRGPDLAPPLSRPEDQGVPAPEGRVPENWQDLINR; via the coding sequence ATGGTCACGTATTTCGAGGACCCTGAGGCGATCGACGAAGGTGTCGAGGCCAGCGGCACCGGCTGCCTGGAGTGCGTACGCGAGGGTGGCTGGTGGGTGCACCTGCGGCGTTGCGCTCTGTGCGGTCACATCGGCTGCTGTGACACCAGCCCGAGTCAGCACTCCACCAAGCACTGGCAGGAGACCGGCCACCCGATCATCCGCAGTTTCGAGCCGGGTGAGGTGTGGTTCTACGACTTCCGGACCGCAACGGCCGGGCGGGGGCCCGATCTCGCGCCCCCGCTGAGCCGCCCGGAAGACCAAGGTGTCCCCGCCCCCGAAGGTCGGGTGCCGGAGAACTGGCAGGACCTGATCAACCGTTGA
- the metG gene encoding methionine--tRNA ligase, producing the protein MSKVLSAVAWPYTNGPRHIGHVAGFGVPSDVFSRFMRMAGHDVLMVSGTDEHGTPILVLAEKEGVGPKDLVDKYNQVIVDDLCGLGLSYDLFTRTTTGNHYAVVQEMFETCRRNGYMVEETTQTAISPSTGRTLPDRYIEGTCPICGYKDARGDQCDNCGNQLDPIDLLEPRSKINGEAPEFIDTQHFFLDLPALADALKVWLDEREATGLWRPNVIKFSQNILKEIRPRAMTRDIDWGIPVPGWEDQPTKRLYVWFDAVIGYLSASIEWARRTGEPDRWREWWNATDAEAYYFMGKDNIVFHSQIWPAELLAYNGAGSRGGEPGAYGTLNLPTEVVSSEFLTFGDAQFSTSRGNVIYVGDFLARYGPDALRFYICAAGPETSDAAFTWADFVTRNNSELVAGWGNLVNRTAAMIAKNFGEIPAAGALEPVDEQVLATVRGGFDSVGSLLEKHRLRGAVAEAMRIVGEVNKYLTVTEPYKMKAPEQRERLATVLHVAAQCVSDCNTLLAPILPHAANKVHAVLGGAGEFMPMPRIEIVDELDPGNGAGHLSYPVITGEYSSTPRWKPRPITVGAKVEKPTPVFTKLDPSVVEEELARFGA; encoded by the coding sequence ATGAGCAAGGTCCTCTCCGCAGTCGCGTGGCCGTACACCAACGGCCCACGCCATATCGGCCACGTGGCCGGTTTCGGCGTGCCCTCCGACGTCTTCAGTCGGTTCATGCGGATGGCCGGCCATGACGTGCTGATGGTCAGCGGCACCGACGAGCACGGCACCCCGATCCTGGTGCTCGCCGAGAAGGAGGGTGTCGGCCCGAAGGACCTCGTCGACAAGTACAACCAGGTCATCGTGGACGACCTGTGCGGGCTCGGGTTGTCGTACGACCTCTTCACTCGGACGACGACCGGCAACCACTACGCGGTCGTGCAGGAGATGTTCGAGACCTGTCGGCGCAACGGCTACATGGTGGAGGAGACGACACAGACGGCGATCAGTCCGTCGACCGGGCGTACGCTGCCCGACCGCTACATCGAAGGCACCTGTCCGATCTGTGGGTACAAGGACGCCCGAGGCGACCAGTGCGACAACTGCGGCAACCAGTTGGACCCGATCGACCTGCTGGAGCCGCGGTCGAAGATCAACGGCGAGGCGCCCGAGTTCATCGACACCCAGCACTTCTTCCTCGACCTGCCCGCCTTGGCCGACGCGTTGAAGGTGTGGCTCGACGAGCGTGAGGCGACCGGGCTGTGGCGCCCCAACGTGATCAAATTCAGCCAGAACATCCTCAAGGAGATCCGCCCGCGCGCGATGACGCGCGACATCGACTGGGGCATCCCGGTGCCGGGTTGGGAGGACCAGCCGACCAAGCGGTTGTACGTGTGGTTCGACGCGGTGATCGGCTATCTGTCGGCCTCGATCGAGTGGGCACGGCGGACCGGCGAGCCCGACCGCTGGCGTGAGTGGTGGAACGCGACCGATGCCGAGGCCTACTACTTCATGGGCAAGGACAACATCGTCTTCCACTCCCAGATCTGGCCGGCGGAGTTGCTCGCCTACAACGGTGCCGGCTCGCGCGGCGGTGAGCCTGGGGCGTACGGCACCCTCAATCTGCCTACCGAGGTGGTGTCCAGCGAGTTCCTCACCTTCGGTGACGCGCAGTTCTCCACCAGCCGCGGCAATGTCATCTATGTCGGTGACTTCCTGGCTCGTTATGGCCCAGATGCGCTGCGCTTCTACATCTGCGCCGCCGGTCCCGAGACCTCCGACGCCGCCTTCACGTGGGCCGACTTCGTGACCCGCAACAACTCAGAGCTGGTCGCAGGCTGGGGCAACCTGGTCAACCGGACAGCCGCGATGATCGCGAAGAACTTCGGGGAGATCCCGGCCGCGGGCGCTTTGGAGCCGGTGGACGAGCAGGTGCTCGCGACCGTACGCGGTGGTTTCGACTCGGTCGGGTCGTTGTTGGAGAAGCATCGCCTGCGCGGTGCGGTCGCCGAGGCGATGCGGATCGTGGGCGAGGTCAACAAATATCTGACCGTGACGGAGCCGTACAAGATGAAGGCTCCCGAACAGCGCGAGCGGCTCGCCACCGTGCTGCATGTGGCCGCGCAGTGCGTCAGCGACTGCAACACCCTGCTCGCGCCGATCCTGCCGCACGCGGCGAACAAGGTGCACGCGGTGCTGGGCGGCGCAGGCGAGTTCATGCCGATGCCGCGCATCGAGATCGTTGACGAACTCGACCCGGGCAACGGGGCAGGCCACCTGTCCTATCCGGTGATCACGGGGGAGTACTCGTCGACACCGCGATGGAAGCCCCGTCCGATCACGGTCGGCGCGAAAGTCGAGAAGCCGACGCCGGTCTTCACCAAACTCGACCCGTCCGTGGTCGAGGAGGAACTGGCGCGCTTCGGCGCCTAG
- a CDS encoding thioesterase family protein, producing MRHRYACPLRWADLDLLGHVNNVTYVDYLQEARVDLLRALTPQESPTDPDEGVLVVSTDITYLAPLKFRYGSVFVDTWVCEVRAASFALAYEIYDEREGERILYARARTVLTPYVFSRKAPRRLTAPERTRLIEAMEPDEPVRPTPIRAVVSELGHFALHTRFSDLDIYGHVNNVKYVEYFQEGRGALLTRASQAVGRRASGGHVVAQVRIEYVRPLLYREQPYDLFTSVSHLGTKSMTMEAEIRDGDVVCARARAAVVFYDPEAGASAPIPDDLRKHLTQ from the coding sequence ATGCGTCATCGCTATGCCTGCCCGCTGCGGTGGGCCGACCTCGACCTGCTCGGCCACGTCAACAACGTCACCTACGTCGACTACCTGCAGGAGGCGCGTGTCGACCTCCTGCGGGCGCTGACGCCGCAGGAGAGCCCGACGGATCCGGACGAAGGCGTCTTGGTCGTGAGCACGGACATCACCTACCTCGCGCCGCTGAAGTTTCGCTACGGCTCGGTCTTCGTTGATACCTGGGTATGCGAGGTGCGCGCCGCGAGTTTCGCGCTGGCGTACGAGATCTATGACGAGCGCGAAGGCGAGCGGATCCTCTACGCCCGTGCGCGCACCGTGCTCACCCCGTACGTCTTCTCACGCAAGGCTCCGCGCCGGCTGACCGCGCCCGAGCGGACCCGGCTGATCGAGGCGATGGAGCCCGACGAGCCGGTGCGTCCGACTCCGATCCGCGCGGTCGTGAGCGAACTTGGACACTTCGCGCTGCACACGCGCTTCTCCGACCTCGACATCTACGGCCACGTCAACAACGTGAAGTACGTCGAATACTTCCAGGAGGGCCGTGGTGCCCTGCTCACCCGCGCCTCGCAAGCCGTCGGCCGCCGCGCCAGTGGCGGACACGTCGTCGCGCAGGTGCGCATCGAGTACGTCCGACCGTTGCTCTACCGCGAGCAGCCGTACGACCTCTTCACCTCGGTGAGTCACCTCGGCACGAAGTCGATGACGATGGAGGCCGAGATCCGCGACGGCGACGTGGTGTGTGCGCGGGCTAGGGCGGCGGTGGTCTTCTACGACCCGGAGGCTGGCGCTTCGGCGCCGATCCCGGACGACCTGCGCAAGCACCTCACTCAGTAG
- a CDS encoding DUF5130 family protein, producing MASIEFSSADRADIDRAIRSAEELDRFEFSVYVGDTEGDVRTAARRLHAALVAPARSVLVLVDPSRRAVEIVTGDHARTKLTDDECERAVALMAPDLADGKVAAGLVKGIEKLGLLGRD from the coding sequence GTGGCAAGTATTGAGTTCTCCTCAGCCGATCGCGCCGATATCGATCGCGCGATCCGCTCGGCCGAGGAACTTGATCGCTTCGAGTTCTCGGTCTATGTCGGTGACACCGAGGGAGACGTACGCACGGCGGCACGCCGCTTGCACGCCGCTCTCGTCGCGCCGGCGCGCAGCGTTCTCGTCCTGGTGGACCCGTCGCGTCGCGCGGTCGAGATCGTGACCGGCGACCACGCTCGTACGAAACTCACCGACGACGAGTGCGAGCGTGCCGTCGCCCTGATGGCACCCGACCTGGCCGACGGCAAGGTCGCCGCCGGCCTGGTCAAGGGCATCGAGAAGCTCGGCCTACTCGGCCGCGACTGA
- a CDS encoding acetyl-CoA C-acetyltransferase — MPEAVIVSAARTPIGRANKGSLKDFRPDDLTAFIVKTALDKIPSLDPNTVDDLVLGCGLPGGESGNNMGRIVNVLNGMDQVAGTTVTRYCASSVQSTRMGFHAIKSGEADVVISAGVEMVSRFAKGTSDHIPDTKNPLFADAAKRTEEYAKGGQDWHDPREDGLLPDIYIAMGQTAENVARLRGLDRRELDEFAVRSQNLAEKAINDGFWAREITPVTLADGTVVSADDGPRAGVTYEAISQLQPVFRPDGVVTAGNCCPLNDGAAAVVLMSDTKAAELGLKPLARIVSTGVSGLAPEIMGLGPVEATQRALKIAGMTIGDIDLVEINEAFAAQVVPSYQELGIDLDRLNVNGGAIAIGHPFGMTGARLQNTLLNSLDWHDKSTGLITMCVGGGQGMAMIIERLG; from the coding sequence ATGCCCGAAGCAGTGATCGTCTCCGCCGCTCGTACGCCGATCGGCCGTGCCAACAAGGGATCCCTGAAGGACTTCCGCCCCGACGATCTCACCGCTTTCATCGTCAAGACCGCGTTGGACAAGATCCCGTCCCTGGACCCCAACACCGTCGACGACCTCGTGCTGGGCTGTGGCCTACCGGGGGGCGAGAGTGGCAACAACATGGGCCGGATCGTCAACGTCCTCAACGGGATGGACCAGGTCGCCGGTACGACCGTCACCCGCTACTGCGCCTCGTCGGTGCAGTCGACACGGATGGGATTCCACGCGATCAAGTCCGGTGAGGCCGACGTCGTGATCTCAGCCGGCGTGGAGATGGTGTCTCGGTTCGCCAAGGGCACCTCCGACCACATCCCCGACACGAAGAACCCGCTCTTCGCCGATGCCGCGAAGCGCACCGAGGAGTACGCCAAGGGGGGCCAGGACTGGCACGACCCGCGCGAGGACGGACTTCTCCCCGACATCTACATCGCGATGGGCCAGACGGCCGAGAACGTCGCACGGTTGCGCGGCTTGGATCGCCGCGAGCTCGACGAGTTCGCCGTACGCTCGCAGAACCTTGCCGAGAAGGCGATCAACGACGGTTTCTGGGCACGCGAGATCACCCCGGTCACGCTGGCCGACGGCACGGTCGTCTCCGCGGACGACGGCCCGCGTGCGGGCGTGACGTACGAAGCCATCTCGCAACTCCAGCCGGTCTTCCGCCCCGACGGTGTCGTCACCGCGGGCAACTGCTGCCCGCTCAACGACGGCGCCGCTGCCGTGGTGTTGATGTCGGACACCAAGGCTGCCGAGCTCGGCCTCAAGCCGCTGGCCCGGATCGTGTCGACCGGAGTGTCCGGTCTGGCGCCGGAGATCATGGGCCTCGGCCCGGTCGAGGCCACCCAGCGCGCACTCAAGATCGCCGGCATGACGATCGGTGACATCGACCTGGTCGAGATCAACGAGGCGTTCGCGGCTCAGGTAGTGCCGTCCTATCAGGAGTTGGGCATCGACTTGGACCGGCTCAACGTGAACGGAGGCGCCATCGCTATCGGGCACCCCTTCGGCATGACCGGCGCGCGCCTGCAGAACACGCTGCTCAACTCGCTGGACTGGCACGACAAGTCCACCGGCCTGATCACGATGTGCGTGGGCGGCGGCCAAGGCATGGCGATGATCATCGAGCGGCTGGGCTGA
- a CDS encoding MarR family transcriptional regulator — translation MPETRWLDAGQQHSWRALVMGTTLLMDRLDADLRSAFNISLTEYEILVRLSEREGAEMRMAQLADALCHSRSRVTHTVARMERQGLLTRRVSAEDGRGVVAAMTPAGRTLLDEAAHVHVGGVRDNLIDRVTPDDLAAMGRVMDAVSDGLVSSHPEIEIRPGATSG, via the coding sequence ATGCCCGAGACTCGGTGGTTAGACGCGGGCCAGCAGCACAGTTGGCGCGCGCTGGTCATGGGCACCACCCTGCTCATGGACCGCCTTGATGCCGATCTGCGCTCGGCGTTCAACATCTCGTTGACCGAGTACGAGATCCTGGTGCGGCTCTCCGAGCGCGAGGGCGCCGAGATGAGGATGGCTCAGCTTGCGGACGCCTTGTGCCACAGCCGCAGCCGGGTGACGCACACAGTGGCGCGGATGGAGCGCCAGGGTCTGCTCACCCGGCGCGTGTCAGCCGAGGACGGCCGGGGAGTCGTGGCGGCGATGACACCCGCAGGGCGCACACTGCTCGACGAAGCCGCACACGTGCACGTGGGAGGTGTGCGCGACAACCTGATCGACCGCGTGACCCCGGACGATCTGGCTGCCATGGGGCGTGTGATGGACGCCGTGTCGGACGGCTTGGTCTCCAGCCACCCCGAGATCGAGATCCGTCCGGGCGCGACGTCCGGCTGA
- a CDS encoding TetR family transcriptional regulator: MPDTDFLDALTPRRRAILTAATQVVSDHGLRGLTHRAVDRAAGIAEGSTSAYLRTRHALQLELARFVVASLAEDIAAHTALLADPSARERAAELTTGLFQSWLAQSELQRCRVELTLESARDPELAEVFAASRAHLVAILSAVPDRSGAPRSLAEAETVMAAADGILTHALGRPADERPAFLRASLEWLLTPMLSGVSDR, from the coding sequence GTGCCCGACACCGACTTTCTCGACGCACTGACCCCTCGGCGTCGAGCCATCCTGACCGCCGCCACGCAGGTGGTTTCCGACCACGGCCTGCGCGGCCTGACCCATCGGGCCGTCGACCGGGCCGCAGGCATAGCCGAAGGCAGCACCTCGGCGTACCTGCGTACCAGACACGCACTGCAGTTGGAACTCGCTCGCTTCGTGGTGGCGAGCCTGGCCGAGGACATTGCGGCCCACACCGCGCTGCTCGCAGATCCCTCCGCGCGCGAGAGGGCGGCCGAACTCACCACCGGCCTGTTCCAAAGCTGGCTTGCCCAGTCCGAGCTTCAGCGCTGTCGGGTCGAACTCACGTTGGAGTCAGCCCGCGATCCCGAACTCGCCGAGGTCTTCGCCGCTTCGCGTGCGCACCTCGTCGCGATCTTGTCCGCGGTGCCCGACCGCTCCGGCGCACCCCGCTCGCTGGCCGAGGCCGAGACCGTGATGGCCGCCGCCGACGGCATCCTGACCCATGCCCTGGGTCGTCCAGCGGATGAACGCCCCGCCTTCTTGCGGGCCTCTCTTGAGTGGTTGCTCACACCGATGCTCAGCGGCGTTTCCGATCGTTAG
- a CDS encoding mechanosensitive ion channel family protein: MLSLLDTRTCAPGEWICATTLQITGNEQWAEVSDLVLGKSAVIVALILLGFVIRWLLHRLVDRLVRKAETGMLPGRVGDSVGQLITRETGSARRVQRAKTMGSLLKSIITGIVFAVVFTMVLSEVGVNIAPILASAGIVGVALGFGAQSLVKDFLSGIFMIVEDQYGVGDAVDLGEAVGTVEAVSLRVTRVRDVNGTVWYVRNGEIVRVGNQSQNWARSVLDITVDYGEDIAKVTRVLRDVAHDLWEDEDFTGVVIEEPEVWGVQDLTQEGVVVRVTLKTAPLEQWRVARTMRERIKARFDFERIRMAHPQRVIFSDPEPNPRQTNETTDLDPEGE; the protein is encoded by the coding sequence ATGCTTTCGCTCCTCGACACGCGCACCTGCGCCCCTGGCGAATGGATCTGCGCCACCACCCTGCAGATCACCGGCAATGAGCAGTGGGCCGAGGTGTCCGACCTCGTACTCGGGAAATCGGCCGTCATCGTGGCGCTGATCCTGCTCGGGTTCGTGATCCGCTGGTTGCTGCACCGCCTGGTCGACCGGCTCGTACGCAAGGCTGAAACCGGCATGCTGCCAGGCCGGGTGGGCGACAGTGTGGGGCAGTTGATCACACGGGAAACCGGATCCGCGCGGCGCGTGCAGCGCGCCAAGACCATGGGATCGCTGCTCAAGAGCATCATCACCGGCATCGTCTTCGCGGTCGTGTTCACGATGGTGCTCAGCGAGGTGGGCGTCAACATCGCCCCCATCCTCGCCAGCGCGGGCATCGTCGGCGTCGCGCTCGGCTTCGGCGCCCAGAGCCTGGTCAAGGACTTCCTCTCCGGCATCTTCATGATCGTCGAGGATCAGTACGGAGTGGGCGACGCGGTGGACCTGGGGGAAGCCGTGGGCACCGTGGAGGCAGTGTCGCTGCGGGTCACCCGCGTACGCGACGTCAACGGCACGGTCTGGTACGTCCGCAATGGCGAGATCGTGCGGGTAGGCAATCAGAGCCAGAACTGGGCACGTTCGGTGCTCGACATCACCGTGGACTACGGCGAGGACATCGCGAAGGTGACCCGCGTCCTGCGCGATGTCGCCCACGACCTGTGGGAGGACGAGGACTTCACCGGTGTCGTGATCGAGGAGCCCGAGGTGTGGGGCGTCCAGGACCTCACCCAAGAAGGCGTCGTCGTACGCGTCACCCTCAAGACCGCGCCGCTGGAGCAGTGGCGCGTGGCCCGCACGATGCGCGAGCGCATCAAGGCACGCTTCGACTTCGAACGCATCCGGATGGCGCATCCGCAGCGGGTGATCTTCTCCGACCCCGAGCCGAATCCCCGACAGACCAATGAGACGACCGATCTCGACCCGGAGGGTGAGTGA
- the pepN gene encoding aminopeptidase N, with amino-acid sequence MPGTNLTRDEAATRAALLDVTSYEIALDLTTGPETFGSTTTLRFTKLEAGASTFADLVDATIHEITLNGRTLDPATAYADSRIALDDLRADNTLVVRADCRYTNTGEGLHRFVDPADDRVYLYSQFEVPDARRVFTTFEQPDLKSVFTFHVTAPEHWVVVSNAATPEPERLGDGKSIWRFPTTAKMSTYITAVVAGEYHGEFDVYQGKHGDIPLGHYCRQSLKDVMDTDVLVEITKQSFAFFEDLFDYPYPFGKYDQLYVPEYNMGAMENAGCVTLRDEYIPRSRQPRSFYEFRGSVITHEMAHMWFGNLVTMRWWDDLWLNESFAEWACYHAQVEATEFTEAWTGFTNARKQTGYRADQLPTTHPIAADNYDLHAVEVNFDMITYAKGASVLKQLVAWVGMDAFIAGIRQYFKDWAFGNPEFKDLLAALEKSSGRELTSWAEEWLQTAGTNTLRPAFTLDESGAYASFSVEQSAHPDWPTLRRHRLGIGLYDLDGGRLVRREYLEVDVAGASTDIAELVGTRQPDLLLLNDSNHAFAKIRLDERSLATALEHLADIEDSLARALVWGAAWDMTRDGELPTHAWIDLVLANIGHETDAWGVTRIPLMANDAANLYSDPASRDALLDTWEQGVRRLLVEAEPGSDQQLTFARLYVETETSQATYNGAARSDAALDEVERLLSGEWVVDGLTVNQDLRWAIITGLARAGRFTEAEIAAEQQRDNTVSGAEKAAAARAAQPTAEAKAQAWAALMDKATPNGRSDLICKSFFRAGQEDVLAPYFEKYLDAAGAVLDTLGFHIGSNLLEIASPDPLISQERLERLDAWLLDPPAPKGAVRFVREYRDRMARALRAQESDASVAAE; translated from the coding sequence ATGCCTGGAACCAATCTGACCCGCGACGAGGCGGCTACCCGCGCCGCGCTCCTCGACGTCACTTCGTACGAGATCGCACTCGACCTCACCACGGGACCCGAGACGTTCGGCTCCACGACCACGCTGCGGTTCACCAAGCTAGAGGCCGGCGCCAGCACGTTCGCCGACCTTGTGGACGCCACGATCCACGAGATCACCCTCAACGGTCGCACGCTAGATCCCGCGACCGCGTACGCCGACAGCCGGATCGCACTGGACGACCTCCGCGCCGACAACACGCTGGTCGTACGCGCGGACTGCCGCTACACCAACACCGGCGAGGGACTGCACCGCTTCGTCGACCCCGCGGACGACCGCGTCTATCTCTATTCTCAATTCGAGGTCCCGGACGCCCGCCGCGTCTTCACCACGTTCGAGCAGCCGGACCTCAAGTCGGTCTTCACCTTTCACGTCACCGCGCCCGAGCACTGGGTGGTCGTGTCCAACGCTGCGACCCCCGAGCCGGAGCGCCTCGGCGACGGCAAATCCATCTGGCGTTTCCCCACCACGGCCAAGATGTCCACCTACATCACGGCCGTCGTCGCCGGTGAATACCACGGCGAGTTCGATGTCTATCAGGGCAAGCACGGCGACATCCCGCTCGGGCACTACTGCCGCCAGTCGCTCAAGGACGTCATGGATACCGACGTCCTGGTCGAGATCACCAAGCAGTCGTTCGCCTTCTTCGAGGACCTCTTCGACTATCCCTACCCGTTCGGCAAGTACGACCAACTCTACGTCCCCGAGTACAACATGGGCGCCATGGAGAACGCCGGGTGCGTGACCCTGCGCGACGAATACATCCCACGCAGTCGCCAGCCGCGATCGTTCTACGAGTTCCGTGGCTCGGTGATCACCCACGAGATGGCACACATGTGGTTCGGCAACCTCGTGACGATGAGGTGGTGGGACGACCTGTGGCTCAACGAGTCGTTCGCCGAGTGGGCCTGCTACCACGCGCAGGTCGAGGCGACGGAGTTCACCGAGGCGTGGACCGGCTTCACCAACGCCCGCAAGCAGACCGGCTACCGCGCCGACCAACTGCCGACCACACACCCGATCGCGGCCGACAATTACGACCTGCACGCGGTCGAGGTCAACTTCGACATGATCACGTACGCCAAGGGCGCCTCGGTGCTCAAGCAACTCGTCGCCTGGGTGGGCATGGACGCGTTCATCGCGGGCATCCGGCAATACTTCAAGGACTGGGCGTTCGGGAACCCCGAGTTCAAGGACCTGCTGGCAGCCTTGGAGAAGTCGTCGGGTCGCGAACTCACCAGTTGGGCCGAGGAGTGGCTGCAGACCGCAGGCACCAACACCCTGCGGCCGGCCTTCACCCTCGACGAGTCGGGCGCGTACGCCTCCTTCAGCGTCGAGCAGTCCGCGCACCCCGACTGGCCCACGCTGCGCCGACACCGTCTCGGCATCGGGCTCTACGACCTCGACGGCGGCCGTTTGGTGCGTCGCGAATACCTCGAGGTCGACGTCGCCGGAGCCTCCACGGACATCGCGGAACTGGTCGGCACCAGGCAGCCCGACCTGTTGCTGCTCAACGACTCCAACCACGCGTTCGCCAAGATCCGTCTCGACGAACGCTCGCTGGCGACTGCCCTGGAACATCTCGCCGACATCGAGGACTCGCTGGCGCGGGCCCTGGTGTGGGGCGCTGCCTGGGACATGACACGCGACGGTGAACTGCCGACCCACGCCTGGATCGACCTCGTCCTGGCCAACATCGGTCACGAGACCGATGCCTGGGGTGTGACCCGGATTCCGTTGATGGCCAATGACGCCGCGAACCTGTACTCAGACCCGGCCTCGCGTGACGCGCTTCTGGACACCTGGGAGCAGGGCGTACGACGACTCTTGGTCGAGGCCGAGCCGGGCAGCGACCAGCAACTCACCTTCGCGCGACTCTATGTCGAGACCGAGACGTCGCAAGCCACCTACAACGGGGCTGCGCGCAGCGACGCGGCTCTGGACGAGGTCGAGCGACTCCTGTCGGGCGAATGGGTGGTCGACGGTCTCACGGTCAACCAGGACCTGCGCTGGGCGATCATCACCGGGCTGGCTCGGGCCGGTCGGTTCACAGAAGCGGAGATCGCGGCCGAGCAACAGCGCGACAACACCGTGTCCGGCGCCGAGAAGGCTGCCGCAGCACGCGCCGCTCAGCCCACTGCGGAGGCCAAGGCGCAGGCGTGGGCTGCTCTGATGGACAAGGCGACTCCCAACGGCCGCAGCGACCTGATCTGCAAGTCCTTCTTCCGCGCCGGGCAGGAGGACGTGCTGGCACCGTACTTCGAGAAGTATCTCGACGCCGCCGGCGCCGTGCTCGACACCCTCGGCTTCCACATCGGGTCGAACCTGCTCGAGATCGCGTCACCCGATCCGCTGATCTCGCAGGAGCGACTCGAGCGACTCGACGCCTGGTTGCTCGACCCGCCGGCACCCAAGGGTGCGGTGCGCTTCGTGCGGGAATACCGCGATCGGATGGCGCGGGCACTGCGTGCCCAGGAGAGCGACGCGTCAGTCGCGGCCGAGTAG